From Azospirillaceae bacterium:
GCACTGCCGGTGCCGGTGATCAGGATGGCGCCGTCGCGGCCGGAAAAGGCACCCAGGCAGGCGGTATGGGCGTCGGTTTCCAGGGTCAGGCCGGCGAAGCGGGGGCCGGCGGCGCGGGTGCGGAGCCGGTCGTCGTCATTGGTCACGGCCGGCCAGGCCCAGGCCGGCATGGGTTTGGTCCAGCGCGTCGCGGTCCAGGCCCGCCTGTGCCAGGGCGCCGTCGGCGGCATCCAGGATGCTGCCCCAGGCCAGATCCAGGCCCAGGCGGATGTTGGCGGGGCCGCCCAGGCCCTCCCCCAACAGCGCACCACGGGCGTCGCGCAACCGGGCGCGGCACTTGGTGCCGCCACCGTCGATTCCAAGGAAATAAAGGGGTGTCGAAGTCATTGCCACGCTTTTGGGATAGGGGACGCTCAGGCGGTCGAAACACCTGCCGGTGTTGGGAAGGAGGCCGACGATCACGCGATGGCCGAATCCAGGGATTCGGGCTTGGCCGCCTTCGGGCCGATGCGATGGCCCCACAGCGCGTAGAACAGGATGTAGAGGTAGGCCGGCGCCATCAGGGCCAGGAATACGGCCTGGAAGTCGTGCTCCTGCTTCAGGTGGACGAACAGTTGGGGAAGGATGGCGCCGCCGGCGATGCCCATGATCATCAGGGCCGACCCGGTCTCGGTGTGGCGGCCCAGGCCGCGGATGCCCAGCGGGAAGATGGCCGGCCACATCATGGCGTTGGCGAAGCCCAGGGCCGCCACGCAGGCGACCGAGGCATAACCTTGGGTCGCATAGGCGGCCACCGTCAGCACCGCGCCCAGGGCGGCGGAGAAGGCGAGATAGCGTTCCTGCGACAGCACCCGGGGAATCAGCGCCAGGCCGCCCAGGTATCCCGCCAGCATGGCCGCCAGGGTGAAGGAGGTGAAGAACTTGGTCTCATCCAGCGGCAGGTCGAAGCCATGGCCGTAGGTGCCGATGGCATCGCCGGCCATGACCTCCACACCGACATACAGGAACAGGCACAGCACGCCCAGCCACAGGTGCGGGAAATGCAGGATGCCGGGGCCCTGGGTGCGGCCCTGGGCCTGGTCTTCCGGGGCGGCGTTGGCCGTGCCGGCGCTGATTTCCGGCAGGGGCGAGCGGATGACCCACACGGCCAGCAGGGCCAGCAGGCCGGCCATCGCCAGGTAGGGCGCGTGGATCTTGGCGGCGAACGCGTCCAGGATCTGCTCCTTCGCCTCAGGGCTGCCGGCCGCCTGCACCCGCTGGTCCAGGTCGCCGATCCCGTTCAGCACCACGGCGCCGATGGCAACGGGCGCCAGCATGCCGGCGATCTTGTTGCAGATGCCCATGACGGCGATGCGCTGGGCCGCACTTTCGATGGGGCCGAGGATGCTGATGTAGGGGTTGGCGGCGGTTTGCAGCAGCGACAGGCCGGCACCGATGATGAACAGGCCGACCAGCGCGCCACCGAAGACGCGGTTGGTGGCGAATTCCCCGAAGATGAAGGCGCCGACCGCCATGATCAGCAGGCCGGCCCCCATGCCCTTCTTCATGCCGGTGAATCGCAGCAGGACGGAGGAGGGCAGGGACAGGAAGAAGTAGGACAGGTAAAACACCATAGGGACCAGGAAGGCGTTCACGTCATCCAGGTTGAAGGCCAGTTTCACAAACGTGATCAATGGCCCGTTCAGCCAGGTCACGAATCCGAAAACAAAAAAAAGAACTCCGATCACGATCATCGGCGTCTTGCCTTGAGGGTGCGCGCCCATGCCTTCAGATCCCATGCCCGTCCTGCCTTTCGTTTTCCCTTGGGGGATGTGCCTGTCCCTCTTATATACGCCCGTCCGGGCGCATGTCCGGCACCCCTGAGGGGCCAGTGGACTGGCGGAAGCCTTTTCCTTCCTTGGTCCCACAATGCCCGGATCCTGGCCAGACGCCAATTATAAAATCAAATTAAAAAAGTATTGACGAGGGGGTGGGATATCCGACAGCCTGGGGATCGCTGAGACCCTATTCGGAACACCGATGTGGGGCGGATTGAAAATAATCCGCGCAGGGCTGCAAGAAACAAAGTCGGAACGGGGATTGACTCATGGGAATCAAGAAATACGCATTGGCGACGACCATACTGGCCACCATGGGCTTGGGGGCCCAGGCCTTGGCGCAGACCACCGCGCAGACCGCGAATACGGACGATGACCTGCAAGAGGTGGTCGTTACCAGCATTCGCAAGAGCCTTGAACGCTCGATTGAAGTGAAGCGCGAGGCGAATGCTATCGTCGACGTGATTTCCGCCGAAGGCGTGGGCAAGTTCCCGGACACCAATGTCGCGGAATCCTTGTCGCACCTGCCGGGCATCAACGTCGACCATCAGTTCGGTGAAGGTGAGAAGATCAGCATCCTGGGCACCGACCCGGCGCTGAATCGCGTATTGGTGGATGGCCAGACCATCGGCTCGGCCGACTGGGGCGGCAACCCCAACGACCCGAACAGCCGCACCTTCAACTACTCGCTGCTGTCGCCGGAAATCATCGACCAGGCCGAAGTCTACAAATCGACCGAAGCCCGCATCGACGAAGGCAGCCTGGGTGGCACGGTCATCATCCACACCCGCAAGCCGTTGGACCTGGACGCGAATACCATGCGCGCCTCCCTCGGCTACTCGTACAACACCCGTTCGGAGGAGGGGAACCCCAAGGGCTCCCTGATGTACAGCTGGAAGAACGCGGCCAGCAACTTCGGTGTCCTGGTCGCCGGCACCTATGACAAGGAAGACCTGTCGCGCGCCGGTATCGAGTTCTTCGGTTACAACAAGGGCAGCACCATCACCTCCAACCCGACGGTGACGGGCACCGGCAGCCTGGCGACCGCCACGTATCCGGCCGGCATCAACGCCGCCTACTTCGAACAGACGCGTGAGCGCGAGGGCCTGCAGGCCGCCGTGCAGTACCAGCCGACCGACACCATCGACCTGAACCTGTCGGGCATCTACATCCACGGCAACTACAACAACTACAGCCAGTCGCGCTTCATCTACCCGGCGGCCAGCACCGGCGCCTTCCAGGCGGTGACGCTGAACAATGGCCTGATCACCGGCGCCACGCTGGGCAACGGCGCCTATACCGAGTTGGACACCAACTACCGCAAGACCACGGTGCAGACCGCCCGGGTCAACTTGGCCGGCACCTGGACGCCGACCAACGACTGGAAGGTCGCGACCGACGTCGGTTACACCCGCGCCTACGGCGGCAAGGATCCGGAATACCTGCTGTCGTTCTATTCCTCGGCGCCGTACAGCTTCAGCTACGACGGGTCGAAGACCAACGTCACCTACACCAACGGTTCCGCTTCGGGCAACGCGCTGTCCACCAACGGCACCGGCAGCCAGGTGGGCGGCATCGCGGCCCAGTTGAACGCCGACGCGGAAGCCTATGCCCAGACCGACATCACCCACGATGTCAACTGGGGCCCGCTGACCACCATCCAGGCCGGTTTCAAGTACACCGACCACACCAACCAGGTTCAGGCCTACGGTAGCAAGACCTACTCCGAGGGCTCCGTTTCGCTGGCGTCGCTGGGGGCCACCGCCATTCCCAACGGCCTGTTCAATGGCCTGAACGCCAGCGGCGACCTGGTGAACTTCTCCACCATCAGCAAGGCCGCGGTCGTCAGCTACATCGACTCGCTGCCCACCACCTACTACACGGACTATGGTTCCGAGTATAAGGTGACGGAGAAGAACGCGGACTCCTACATCCAGGCGAACTTCAAGGGTGACCGGTATCGCGGCAACATCGGTGTCCGTTACGTGCACACCGACGACGACATCAAGTATTGGAACTCGCCCGACGGCGGCACCACCTACGACGCCACGACGCAGAACAGCCGTTACGGCCGTTTCCTGCCGGCCGCCAACTTCGCCTATGACGTTTCCGATGATGTCGTGCTGCGCGCCGGTGCTGCCGAGGTGATCGCCCGTCCCCGTTACGCCGACATGGCGGGCGCCTTCTCCAAGGACGACACCCAGCACACCGCCAGCGGCGGCAACCCGAACCTGAAGCCCTACGAATCCAACAACTACGACGTTTCGGCCGAGTGGTACCCGAACAAGGACTCGATCCTGTCCGGCGAATTCTTCTTCCGCCAGATTTCGTCCTACATCGTCACCACGTCGGTGGAAGAGGTCCTGCCCGACAACACGCATGGCGGCACCGCCACCTATGACGTGTCCACGCCCGTGAACTACACGAACGCGAACGTGAAGGGCTTCTCGGCCATGTATCAGACCAATCTGATGTATGGCTTCGGCATCCAGACCAACTATACCTACGCCATTGCCGACACCAGCAACGGCTACAACATGCCGTACCTGTCCCGGCACACCTACAACGTCATTCCTTACTACGAAGACGGTCCCTTCCAGGCGCGTGTCAGCCTGGGCTGGCGGTCCAACTACTTCACCAGCATCGGTCGCCTGAATTCCACCAACATGACCGACAGCTACATGGAACTGGACTTCTCGGCTTCGTACTCCGTGAACGACAACATGCAGATCACGGTCGGCGGCACCAACCTGCTGGACGAACTGTACTACACCTACAACAACGTCAAGTCGGCGCCCATCGGTTACTACCGCAACGGCTCCGTCTACTCGGTCAGCATGTCCTACAAGATGTAAGTCTCCCTCCCCCTGGGGCGTCGTCAGCCATGGCGGCGCCCCATTTTTTTTAATATTAAAATAATCAAGGCAGTGGGTCCGTGGGGCTGACAAACGGGAGACGGGCGGGGTGGTATTCACAACGACGATAAAGGCGTGGCTGCGCCTGGCCGCCGTGGCGGGGGCGTTTCTCGCCGTGATGCCGGCCGTGGCCGCGACGCGGGTGGATCTGGATGCCGACTGGCAGTTCCGTACCGACCTGAAAGGCGAGGGCGCCCAGTTGGGCTGGCCCGCCAAGACGCCGGAACTGACCCGGCCGGTCAGTGTCCCCCATACCTGGAACCTGGGCCTCAATCACGATTACGATGGCATCGGTTGGTATTTCAAAACCCTGGCCTTGCCGGCCGCGATGGCCGGCAGCCACATCGAACTGCACTTCGGCGCCACCTTCTACAAGGCCCGTGTCTGGGTGAACGGCGTGGAGGTCGGCGGACATGAGGGCGGGTTCACCGCCTATTGGTTCGATGTCAGCGCCTTGGTGCATCCGGGTGAGAACCGCATCGCGGTCGCCATCGACAACCGGCCCGGTTTCGCCACCATCCCCGGCTACGCCATGCGGCAGGCCGGATCGGGCAACGCCTGGTACGACTGGTGGCGCTTCGGCGGCATCGTCCGTGACGTCTGGCTGAGTGTGGGAGATGAAGGCCTGATCCGCCGGCAGCGCGTCACCAGCACGCTACCCGCCGGCCCGGCGCCGGCCCAGGCGCGGGTCCACACCCAGATCTTCGTGGAAAACGTCGGCACGGCCGCGCAGGATTTCCGCATCAATACGGTGGCCTACGCGCCCGATGGCAGCGTTGCCGCCCGTGCCGAGGGGCACGATACCGTTGCGGCTGGTGCCAAGGATGCACCGGTCCTGGACTTGCCCATCATCCAGCCCAAGCTGTGGAACGTGGGCGCCGCCCAGCTGTACCGCGTCGTCACCGAACTGCGCGACGGCCAAGGGCGCCTGCTGGACCAGCATGAGGACAGCATCGGCCTGCGGAACGTGGAGGTGCGCGACCGCCATCTGTATGTGAACGGCCAGCGCGTGCGCCTCAGCGGCATCACCCGGCATGAGGAATCCCCCTGGGAAGGGCTGGCGGAAACCGCCGGTACCATCAAGTACGACTGGAACGATCTGGCGGCGCTGCACACCACCCTGACCCGGCCGGTGCATTATCCGCAAAGCCAGGCGGTGCTGGACGCGGCCGACCGCGACGGCATCCTGCTGGTGCCCGAAATCCCCGTCTGGCAGTTCAGCCAGGCGCAGCTGCGCGACCCGCGCGTCCAGGATCTGGCCAAGCGCATGCTGACGGAGGTGGTCGAGGAATCCGGCAACCACCCCAGCATCTTCGCCTGGAGTGTGTGTAACGAGAGCGACGCCTCCACCCCCGGCGGGGAGGCTTATGTCACCGCCATGAAGTCGCTGCTCAACACCATCGATCCCGGCCGCCTGGTGACCTTCGCCGACGCCGACATCGCCATCAAGCCGTGGCGGGACGAGGCGGTGATGCGCAATGTCGACTTCATCATGGCCAACGCCTATTTCGGCACCTGGAGCGGTGCGCCGGAAGAGGTGGAGCCCTGGCTGGACCATGTCGACCGCACCTATCCGGACAAGATGGTCATCATCTCCGAATTCGGCTGGCCGGGTCCCTTCTCCCGCAACCCGGCCGAGGCGGACAAGGCGCGGGCGGAGAATTTGCAAGGCCAGCTGGCGGCGTTCGAGAAGCGTGACTTCATCGGCGGCGCCATCTTCTGGAGCTACCAGGACTACAAATCCAGCCGCAACCTGTGGCCCGGCCAGGTCGAGGGGTATGTCGACCACGGCCTGGTGGATGAATTCCGCCAGCGCAAGCCGTCCTACTATGTCTGGGAAAAGCGGAATGAGCCGCTGACCGTCACCGCCGGGTGGCAGGTGGACAAGGACGGGCTGGATGGCTTCCACGCCCAGCTGATGCGCAACGGCCTGGGCACCATCCCGTCATACCCGTTGCTGGGCTACCGCGCGCACTGGCGCATGGTGGCCGATGGCGGCGCCGTGTTGGGCGAGGGGCAGGCGCCGCTGGAGGATTTGGACCACGTGACCACCCTGGCTGGCCATTGGCCATCCAAGCCGGGCCTGACTGGCGCCACCCTGACCCTGGATGTCCTGACCCCCACCGGCGTGCGGGCCGGCGGCACCACCCTGGACTATGCGCCGCTGCGTCTGGGCGCCGCCCATTTCTTGCCCGATCCCAAGCAATTGCCCAAAGAGGCCAAGCCATGACCCGCTCTTCCCATCAGCGTTTCCGGGCTGGCCTGCTGGTGGCGGCCATGGCCGTCATGCCGGTGATGGCCCATGCGGCGGCCGTTCCCACCGCACCCACCGCCGATACGATCTCGCCGGAACAGGCCGACGCCCAATGGCGCAAGGCGACGGCGGCCCACGCGCCGCAGCAGGCGGCGGAACTGAAGCGGGTGGCGGAGGGTGATGCCCAGGGGCCGTTCCGCCCCGACTGGGCCTCGTTGAAGGCCTATCAGGTGCCGCAATGGTATGCGGACGCCAAGTTCGGCGTCTTCATCCACTGGGGCCTCTACTCCGTGCCGGCCTTTGGCAGCGAGTGGTACTCGCGCAACATGTACACCGCCGGCACCAAGGAATATCAGCACCACATCGCGACATACGGCCCGCAGGACAAGTTCGGCTACAAGGATTTCATCCCCCTGTTCAAGGCGGCGAAGTACGACCCCCAGGCCTGGGCGGCGCTGTTCCGTGCGGCCGGCGCCCAGTACGTGGTGCCGGTGGCCGAACATCATGACGGCTTCGCCATGTACGACACCAAGCTGTCGGACTGGTCGGCGGTGCACATGGGGCCGAAGCGCGACCTGATCGGCGATTTGGCGAAAGCCGTGCGGGCGCAAGGCCTGCACTTCGGCCTGTCGTCCCACCGGGCCGAGCACGACTTCTTCTTTGATGAGGGGCGGAAGATTCCCTCTGACGTCAACGATCCGCGCAACGCCGATTTCTATGGCCCGGCCCAGTTGCGGGTGAAGGAGAAGGGGACGGAGGACGCCGACGTGTTCGGTGACTTCACCCCCGCCTCGCAGGCCTGGCTGGACGATTGGCTGGCGCGCTCGGCCGAACTGATCGACCTGTATCATCCCGACCTCGTCTATTTCGACTGGTGGATCGGCCACCCCACCTTCCGCGGCACGCTGCCCAAATTCCTGGCCTATTATTACAACGCCCAGGCCAAGCGGGGCGCCGGCGCCGTCGTCAATTACAAGATCGGTGCCTTCGCCGAGGGCGCCGGCGTGCTGGACATCGAACGTGGGCAGCTGCCGGGCATCCAGCCGCGGACCTGGCAGACCTGCACCTCCATCAGCAATGACAGCTGGGGCTATGTCGAGAACGACACCTACAAGCAGCCGCAGGCGCTGATCCACCTGCTGGCCGACGTAGTGTCCAAGAACGGCAATTTGCTGCTGAACATCGGCCCACGCGCCGATGGCAGCATCCCGCAGGGCGCCCAGGATACGCTGCTGGCCATGGGCGGCTGGCTGAAGGTCAACGGTGCCGCCATCTACGGCACCAAACCCTGGCGCCAGTTCGGCGAGGGCCCGACGGAGGTGGCGTCCGGTTCCTTCCAGGAAACCAAGACCAAGCCCTACACGGCCGACGACTTCCGCTTCACCGTGGGCAAGACCGGCGGCCTGTACGCCATCGAACTGGGCTGGCCCGTCGGCGGTGAGGCCGTCATCCATGCGCTGAAGGCCGATGACCATGTGAAGGGCGTCACCCTGCTGAGCGACAGCGCCGCCGGTGGTGTGACCATCGAATTCCGTCAGGCGACCGACGGCCTGCACCTGACGCTGCCCCACCAGCCGGTGGGTCAGTACGCCTACGTTTTCCGTATCGAGACCAACTGAATCGCTGCGGCCGCCTTGGCGGTCGCGGCTCCCCTCGGGTGACGCCAAGGTCACCCCCGGAAGGAGAAAGCATGAAGAGCCTGTTGGGAACCCTGGCCGTCGCGGTGACCGCGCTGACGGCCACGCTGGGCAGCTTCGCGGCCGAGGCCAAGGCGCCTACCGCGTTGTTCTATATGATGGAAACCCAGAAATCGATCAACTCGTTCGAAGAACACGTCGACAAGATCGACCTGCTGGTGCCCACCTGGTACGGCGTGGACCAGAACGGCCTGGTGTCCGGCGCGCCCAACCCCTATGTGCTGAAGCTGGCGCACCAGAACAAGGTGCCGGTCATGCCCATCCTCTCGCCCGTGAACAAGGACAAGTTCCACGAGCTGATGATGAATGAGACGGCCAAGAAGGCCATGATCGCGTCGCTGATCCAGCAGGCCAAGGAACACGGCCTGATCGGCTATCAGTTCGATTTTGAGAACATCGCCTGGACCGACCGCGATGCCTTCACCCTGATCACCAAGCAGACGGCCGATGCCCTGCACGCCGCCGGCCTGAAGCTGTCCATTGCCGTGGTGCCCAACGCGCCGGGCCATGCCGGCAAGGGGCCGTTTTCGAAGTGGATGTGGGAATACTGGCGCGGCGCCTTCGATTACAAGGCCCTGGCCGACGCGGTCGACCTGTTCTGCCTGATGACCTACGACCAGCATACCCGCTGGACCGTGCCGGGTCCGGTGGGCGGCATGCCCTGGGTGATGGAACACCTGAAGTACGCGCTGCAGTTCGTCCCTAAGGAAAAGCTGTCGCTGGGCATCGCCCTCTACGGTTACCGCTGGTACACCGACAACCCGGTCCGTGCCGACGGGACGGAGGCGTCCAACATCGCCGGCGCCTATTTCGACGCCGATGAATCCTTCCCTCTGGCCAAGCAGTACGATGCCAAGGTGCAGTGGGACCCGGTGGAACAT
This genomic window contains:
- a CDS encoding BadF/BadG/BcrA/BcrD ATPase family protein, which translates into the protein MIVGLLPNTGRCFDRLSVPYPKSVAMTSTPLYFLGIDGGGTKCRARLRDARGALLGEGLGGPANIRLGLDLAWGSILDAADGALAQAGLDRDALDQTHAGLGLAGRDQ
- a CDS encoding sugar MFS transporter, whose translation is MGAHPQGKTPMIVIGVLFFVFGFVTWLNGPLITFVKLAFNLDDVNAFLVPMVFYLSYFFLSLPSSVLLRFTGMKKGMGAGLLIMAVGAFIFGEFATNRVFGGALVGLFIIGAGLSLLQTAANPYISILGPIESAAQRIAVMGICNKIAGMLAPVAIGAVVLNGIGDLDQRVQAAGSPEAKEQILDAFAAKIHAPYLAMAGLLALLAVWVIRSPLPEISAGTANAAPEDQAQGRTQGPGILHFPHLWLGVLCLFLYVGVEVMAGDAIGTYGHGFDLPLDETKFFTSFTLAAMLAGYLGGLALIPRVLSQERYLAFSAALGAVLTVAAYATQGYASVACVAALGFANAMMWPAIFPLGIRGLGRHTETGSALMIMGIAGGAILPQLFVHLKQEHDFQAVFLALMAPAYLYILFYALWGHRIGPKAAKPESLDSAIA
- a CDS encoding TonB-dependent receptor, which produces MATTILATMGLGAQALAQTTAQTANTDDDLQEVVVTSIRKSLERSIEVKREANAIVDVISAEGVGKFPDTNVAESLSHLPGINVDHQFGEGEKISILGTDPALNRVLVDGQTIGSADWGGNPNDPNSRTFNYSLLSPEIIDQAEVYKSTEARIDEGSLGGTVIIHTRKPLDLDANTMRASLGYSYNTRSEEGNPKGSLMYSWKNAASNFGVLVAGTYDKEDLSRAGIEFFGYNKGSTITSNPTVTGTGSLATATYPAGINAAYFEQTREREGLQAAVQYQPTDTIDLNLSGIYIHGNYNNYSQSRFIYPAASTGAFQAVTLNNGLITGATLGNGAYTELDTNYRKTTVQTARVNLAGTWTPTNDWKVATDVGYTRAYGGKDPEYLLSFYSSAPYSFSYDGSKTNVTYTNGSASGNALSTNGTGSQVGGIAAQLNADAEAYAQTDITHDVNWGPLTTIQAGFKYTDHTNQVQAYGSKTYSEGSVSLASLGATAIPNGLFNGLNASGDLVNFSTISKAAVVSYIDSLPTTYYTDYGSEYKVTEKNADSYIQANFKGDRYRGNIGVRYVHTDDDIKYWNSPDGGTTYDATTQNSRYGRFLPAANFAYDVSDDVVLRAGAAEVIARPRYADMAGAFSKDDTQHTASGGNPNLKPYESNNYDVSAEWYPNKDSILSGEFFFRQISSYIVTTSVEEVLPDNTHGGTATYDVSTPVNYTNANVKGFSAMYQTNLMYGFGIQTNYTYAIADTSNGYNMPYLSRHTYNVIPYYEDGPFQARVSLGWRSNYFTSIGRLNSTNMTDSYMELDFSASYSVNDNMQITVGGTNLLDELYYTYNNVKSAPIGYYRNGSVYSVSMSYKM
- a CDS encoding glycoside hydrolase family 2 TIM barrel-domain containing protein, encoding MVFTTTIKAWLRLAAVAGAFLAVMPAVAATRVDLDADWQFRTDLKGEGAQLGWPAKTPELTRPVSVPHTWNLGLNHDYDGIGWYFKTLALPAAMAGSHIELHFGATFYKARVWVNGVEVGGHEGGFTAYWFDVSALVHPGENRIAVAIDNRPGFATIPGYAMRQAGSGNAWYDWWRFGGIVRDVWLSVGDEGLIRRQRVTSTLPAGPAPAQARVHTQIFVENVGTAAQDFRINTVAYAPDGSVAARAEGHDTVAAGAKDAPVLDLPIIQPKLWNVGAAQLYRVVTELRDGQGRLLDQHEDSIGLRNVEVRDRHLYVNGQRVRLSGITRHEESPWEGLAETAGTIKYDWNDLAALHTTLTRPVHYPQSQAVLDAADRDGILLVPEIPVWQFSQAQLRDPRVQDLAKRMLTEVVEESGNHPSIFAWSVCNESDASTPGGEAYVTAMKSLLNTIDPGRLVTFADADIAIKPWRDEAVMRNVDFIMANAYFGTWSGAPEEVEPWLDHVDRTYPDKMVIISEFGWPGPFSRNPAEADKARAENLQGQLAAFEKRDFIGGAIFWSYQDYKSSRNLWPGQVEGYVDHGLVDEFRQRKPSYYVWEKRNEPLTVTAGWQVDKDGLDGFHAQLMRNGLGTIPSYPLLGYRAHWRMVADGGAVLGEGQAPLEDLDHVTTLAGHWPSKPGLTGATLTLDVLTPTGVRAGGTTLDYAPLRLGAAHFLPDPKQLPKEAKP
- a CDS encoding alpha-L-fucosidase, which produces MTRSSHQRFRAGLLVAAMAVMPVMAHAAAVPTAPTADTISPEQADAQWRKATAAHAPQQAAELKRVAEGDAQGPFRPDWASLKAYQVPQWYADAKFGVFIHWGLYSVPAFGSEWYSRNMYTAGTKEYQHHIATYGPQDKFGYKDFIPLFKAAKYDPQAWAALFRAAGAQYVVPVAEHHDGFAMYDTKLSDWSAVHMGPKRDLIGDLAKAVRAQGLHFGLSSHRAEHDFFFDEGRKIPSDVNDPRNADFYGPAQLRVKEKGTEDADVFGDFTPASQAWLDDWLARSAELIDLYHPDLVYFDWWIGHPTFRGTLPKFLAYYYNAQAKRGAGAVVNYKIGAFAEGAGVLDIERGQLPGIQPRTWQTCTSISNDSWGYVENDTYKQPQALIHLLADVVSKNGNLLLNIGPRADGSIPQGAQDTLLAMGGWLKVNGAAIYGTKPWRQFGEGPTEVASGSFQETKTKPYTADDFRFTVGKTGGLYAIELGWPVGGEAVIHALKADDHVKGVTLLSDSAAGGVTIEFRQATDGLHLTLPHQPVGQYAYVFRIETN
- a CDS encoding glycosyl hydrolase family 18 protein; its protein translation is MKSLLGTLAVAVTALTATLGSFAAEAKAPTALFYMMETQKSINSFEEHVDKIDLLVPTWYGVDQNGLVSGAPNPYVLKLAHQNKVPVMPILSPVNKDKFHELMMNETAKKAMIASLIQQAKEHGLIGYQFDFENIAWTDRDAFTLITKQTADALHAAGLKLSIAVVPNAPGHAGKGPFSKWMWEYWRGAFDYKALADAVDLFCLMTYDQHTRWTVPGPVGGMPWVMEHLKYALQFVPKEKLSLGIALYGYRWYTDNPVRADGTEASNIAGAYFDADESFPLAKQYDAKVQWDPVEHESFYYFYRDQMREWVSMPDARAFHDRYAVVKEYGLEGFCSWVLGSEDPKVWDELPKAQR